The Alcaligenes faecalis sequence GTGCACGCTGAAACAGCAGATGGTGAGGCTGTGCAACTGCATTTCACTCCTGAGATTTCTGAACAAATTCTGTGGTCAATCCTCTCGACCTCTGGACAGGACTACATAAACACCTGGAAACTTTGGCCGCTCAGCCCAGACCACCTGGTAAGAACCACATACTCCAACGGAGATATGGATCTCACTCTTGCCCAACAAAAACGGGCGGCCTTCCAGGTGCGAATATCACCCGATCTCCGACAGGCGCTAATTCAGGCACTGACGCAGGTAAGCCATCAGTCCAAGGCCCCCAGTGAGGATCTGCACTAGTCCGCTTTTGTTTGGGCTCCGCTACTTCACTCAAGTAGCGGTCCAACGCCGGCCGGATCAGAAACAAAACGAATCGGGCATATAACTTACGCATCACCGCTCTCCTTTCGTAGTTACGTCAGTCGGGCCGATGGGTATCGGCTCTCGCTTTTCTGGATCACACATTGGCGCGCTCCTTATCGAACTGGCTAAGAGGAGGTTTCCTAAGCTCTGGCCAAATATCAGCCCAGTCATGAGGCCGCAGATGCTTCCGGCTTAGCTTTCCATTCGTCCTTTCCTCTATACGCACGCAAACCTTTTCAGATACTGGGCGGATATCGTTCAGGAATTGATAGACCTGAGACTGGCTTACGCCAATCCTCCGGGCGAACTCAGCCTGAGTCAGGCCAGTCGCATTTAGGTAGTGAGCAATAGGGTTCATGAACAAATACTAGCATCGCTATTAAATTGAATCAATAGCTATGCTAGTTGCACGTATTAATAGCGTTGCTATATTTCGCCAATGCAAACACGCAAACCCCTGTCCCAAACCCCGCAAGACGACGCTGCGCGTCTGAAACGCCTATACAACGAACGCACGTCTCTCTCACAAGCAGAGTTCGGGGCTCGCTTTGATATAGGCAACCAGGGGGCTGTGTGGCAGTACTTAAACGGCAGAAGGCCCTTGAATATGAAAGCGGCCAAGGGGTTTGCTTCTGGTCTGGGCGTAAATATCGAAGACTTCAGCCCTTCGATCGCTCAGACGATTAAGGCAGCAGAGATGTGGACCGGCGATAGCGAAGACGGAGCTGCTTGGCCATTCGATTTGCTTGATGAGCGAAAAATCCAGGCCCTAGAAAATAGCGCCAAGACCAAGTTGGAAAAGTCAGTTCTGAATGCCGCCGCCCAGCTCGGCCTGGACGTGAAGAAAGATGAGAGCAAGTGAATGACTGGTAACGTGACCCAGCCCAGGGAGGCTGTACGTAAGAAGGACTGAGCAGGAAAAGACAAGGAGCCGTTTGGCTCCTTATTTTTTAACATTGAAGTAGCAAAAATCAATTCGAGAAACTATTTATGAGCCGCCATCAGTTCAAGACGGTAGAAGCCCCGATAGATGCTTTGTTGCTGGACACCGCTAATCCACGAATCCGTTCCGCCGAGACTCAACAGGAATGCGTCAACCTAGTAATGAGAAAGCAGTCTCAAATGATTAGGCTAATCAAGAGCATAGCTCAAGATGGCCTAGGAACGATGCCAATTCTTCTGCATCGCCCTGACACTAAAAAGTCCGAGTGGATAGTAAAAGATGGAAACCGACGCATAACTGCTCTCAAGCTACTGAATAATCCGGCGCTTTGCTCTGAAGAGAGCGTCAGGGAGCAAATCAAAACAATATCCGAA is a genomic window containing:
- a CDS encoding YdaS family helix-turn-helix protein; amino-acid sequence: MNPIAHYLNATGLTQAEFARRIGVSQSQVYQFLNDIRPVSEKVCVRIEERTNGKLSRKHLRPHDWADIWPELRKPPLSQFDKERANV
- a CDS encoding helix-turn-helix domain-containing protein, which produces MQTRKPLSQTPQDDAARLKRLYNERTSLSQAEFGARFDIGNQGAVWQYLNGRRPLNMKAAKGFASGLGVNIEDFSPSIAQTIKAAEMWTGDSEDGAAWPFDLLDERKIQALENSAKTKLEKSVLNAAAQLGLDVKKDESK